From Pristiophorus japonicus isolate sPriJap1 chromosome 1, sPriJap1.hap1, whole genome shotgun sequence, a single genomic window includes:
- the prelid3a gene encoding PRELI domain containing protein 3A isoform X1, protein MKVWSSEHLFSHPWETVIQAAMRKYPNPMNPNVVGVDVLERNLDTQGRLHSQRLLSTEWGIPSIVMAILGTNRTTTYIKEHSVVDPVERTMELSSSNITLSNIVTVDERLIYRPHPENPEKTILTQEAIITVKGVILSSYLEGLMANTISANAGKGWAAIEWIIQNSKCC, encoded by the exons CCATCCATGGGAGACGGTCATCCAAGCTGCAATGCGAAAATACCCTAATCCCATGAACCCCAATGTAGTGGGAGTGGATGTGTTGGAGAGAAATCTCGATACTCAAGGAAGATTGCATAGCCAACGTCTGCTTAGTACAGAGTGGGGAATCCCCAGCATTGTTATGGCT ATCCTGGGTACGAACAGGACCACAACGTACATTAAAGAACATTCTGTTGTAGATCCAGTTGAACGGACAATGGAGCTCAGTTCTTCTAAT ATAACTCTTTCTAACATTGTTACAGTAGACGAAAGACTGATATATCGACCTCATCCTGAGAATCCAGAAAA GACCATTTTGACCCAGGAGGCAATTATCACAGTGAAAGGAGTTATCTTAAGTAGCTATTTGGAAGGATTAATGGCCAACACAATTTCTGCTAATGCAGGAAAG GGGTGGGCTGCTATTGAGTGGATAATTCAAAACTCAAAGTGCTGTTAG
- the prelid3a gene encoding PRELI domain containing protein 3A isoform X2: MRKYPNPMNPNVVGVDVLERNLDTQGRLHSQRLLSTEWGIPSIVMAILGTNRTTTYIKEHSVVDPVERTMELSSSNITLSNIVTVDERLIYRPHPENPEKTILTQEAIITVKGVILSSYLEGLMANTISANAGKGCEAVEWVIGQIKVENWRCLPRKA, translated from the exons ATGCGAAAATACCCTAATCCCATGAACCCCAATGTAGTGGGAGTGGATGTGTTGGAGAGAAATCTCGATACTCAAGGAAGATTGCATAGCCAACGTCTGCTTAGTACAGAGTGGGGAATCCCCAGCATTGTTATGGCT ATCCTGGGTACGAACAGGACCACAACGTACATTAAAGAACATTCTGTTGTAGATCCAGTTGAACGGACAATGGAGCTCAGTTCTTCTAAT ATAACTCTTTCTAACATTGTTACAGTAGACGAAAGACTGATATATCGACCTCATCCTGAGAATCCAGAAAA GACCATTTTGACCCAGGAGGCAATTATCACAGTGAAAGGAGTTATCTTAAGTAGCTATTTGGAAGGATTAATGGCCAACACAATTTCTGCTAATGCAGGAAAG GGCTGTGAAGCAGTGGAGTGGGTGATCGGCCAGATAAAAGTGGAGAATTGGCGGTGTCTGCCCAGGAAAGCGTGA